From Rhododendron vialii isolate Sample 1 chromosome 10a, ASM3025357v1, the proteins below share one genomic window:
- the LOC131304246 gene encoding probable L-type lectin-domain containing receptor kinase S.5 has protein sequence MGLSANPSTVVLLLLPLLLSLLTAGPPPVSAKLKTSNIQFDYFNDTYDLGKAFEVDSTATIHNDALQVTMDSVNSAALIDQSGRILYKSPFKLWEGQNDTDRVASFNASFLVNIYRVDNSTPGEGLTFVVAPDLNLPANSNGGYLGLTNSATDGDKANNFIAVELDTFKEDFDPDSNHVGLDINSVRSNITVSLTPLGFQLVGEGTTANFFNVWVQYDGINKVIEVYIAQQVNKTDPTPPRPANPILKSNLELRGVVNQYSYFGFSASTSNVTELNCVLRWNLTVEHYYDEKQKWVKIGLATGIPTVVILPLAVVLVCFFRRRWLTRRSNQQMSGKVKSMPGMTREYEYRALQKATNNFDDKRKLGEGAYGVVYKGYLANREDMEKGEVEVAVKKFSRESLKGRDDFLAELEIINLLRHKHLVQLRGWCHKNGELLLVYDYMPNGSLDKHLFSDDNNMPLSWKIRHKIISGLAFALHYLHNEYRKRVVHRDLKASNIMLDAEFNAMLGDFGLAKALDNEKTSFIEAGGVLGTRGYMAPEYLATGKATEQSDVYAFGAVLLEVVCGRRPGTQIGTYPLLVNWVWALHREGQLLEAVDKRLGEDYEAEETKRVLLLGLACSHPTASERPKSQDIVQILSGSMPVPHVPSLKPPFALAPVPMLEEDISPATNTTDTMFFTSPHNGSDWTPQTINPETQRSYSDSFSST, from the exons ATGGGACTGTcagccaaccctagcacagtcGTCCTTCTgctcctccccctcctcctctcctTACTCACGGCGGGGCCGCCTCCGGTCTCCGCCAAACTCAAAACCTCCAACATCCAGTTCGATTACTTCAACGACACCTACGACCTCGGCAAAGCATTCGAGGTCGACTCGACCGCGACCATACACAACGATGCCCTCCAAGTCACGATGGACTCCGTCAACTCTGCCGCCCTCATCGACCAATCCGGTCGAATCCTGTATAAATCCCCTTTCAAGCTGTGGGAAGGTCAAAACGACACCGACAGAGTGGCGTCGTTCAACGCCTCGTTCCTCGTGAACATCTACCGAGTGGACAATTCTACCCCTGGCGAAGGCTTGACGTTCGTGGTGGCGCCAGACCTCAATCTCCCGGCGAATAGTAATGGTGGGTACCTGGGTCTGACCAATTCTGCAACCGACGGTGATAAGGCAAACAACTTTATCGCTGTCGAGTTGGACACGTTTAAAGAGGATTTTGACCCGGATTCGAACCACGTTGGTCTTGACATAAACTCTGTCAGGTCCAACATAACTGTCTCCTTGACCCCACTCGGATTTCAACTGGTTGGCGAGGGTACAACGGCCAATTTCTTCAACGTCTGGGTCCAATACGACGGAATCAATAAG GTAATCGAGGTTTACATTGCTCAACAAGTAAACAAAACGGATCCGACACCTCCCAGGCCCGCTAACCCGATCCTGAAATCGAATTTGGAGCTCAGAGGGGTCGTCAATCAGTACTCATATTTCGGGTTTTCCGCATCAACAAGCAACGTAACCGAGCTCAACTGCGTCTTGCGTTGGAACTTGACGGTGGAGCACTACTACGACGAAAAACAAAAGTGGGTGAAGATTGGCCTCGCCACCGGGATTCCAACGGTGGTGATCCTACCGTTGGCGGTTGTTTTGGTATGTTTCTTCCGAAGGAGGTGGTTAACACGGCGGTCAAATCAGCAAATGTCGGGAAAGGTGAAGAGCATGCCCGGGATGACGAGGGAGTACGAGTACAGAGCTTTGCAGAAGGCTACGAACAATTTCGACGACAAGAGGAAGTTGGGAGAAGGTGCGTACGGAGTGGTTTACAAAGGGTATTTGGCGAATCGCGAAGATATGGAGAAGGGAGAAGTGGAGGTGGCCGTGAAGAAGTTTTCCAGAGAGAGTTTGAAGGGTCGGGATGATTTCTTGGCGGAGCTCGAAATCATCAATCTTCTCAGGCACAAACATCTTGTCCAACTACGCG GATGGTGTCACAAGAATGGGGAGTTGCTGTTGGTCTACGACTACATGCCCAATGGCAGCCTCGACAAACACCTCTTCAGTGATGACAACAACATGCCATTGAGCTGGAAAATCCGCCACAAGATCATCTCCGGGCTAGCCTTCGCCCTCCACTACCTCCACAACGAGTATCGAAAGAGGGTCGTCCACCGTGACCTCAAGGCCAGCAACATCATGCTTGACGCCGAGTTCAACGCCATGCTAGGAGACTTTGGCCTTGCAAAGGCCCTAGACAACGAAAAAACCTCGTTCATAGAAGCCGGGGGCGTTCTTGGAACAAGAGGGTACATGGCTCCCGAATATTTGGCCACGGGCAAGGCCACCGAGCAGTCTGATGTATATGCTTTTGGTGCAGTTTTGTTGGAAGTGGTTTGTGGTCGTAGGCCCGGGACCCAAATTGGCACGTACCCGTTGTTAGTAAATTGGGTCTGGGCCTTGCATCGCGAAGGCCAGTTACTTGAGGCGGTAGACAAAAGACTTGGGGAGGACTATGAAGCGGAGGAAACCAAAAGAGTTTTGCTTCTGGGCCTGGCTTGTTCGCATCCGACAGCGAGTGAAAGGCCCAAATCTCAGGACATTGTTCAGATCCTATCGGGCTCGATGCCTGTGCCCCATGTGCCGTCACTCAAGCCGCCTTTCGCATTGGCGCCCGTGCCGATGCTGGAGGAAGACATCAGTCCGGCCACCAACACTACCGACACGATGTTCTTTACGAGCCCACATAATGGATCAGATTGGACACCACAGACCATCAACCCAGAAACCCAACGCTCATACAGCGACAGCTTCAGTAGCACGTGA